DNA sequence from the Sulfuricurvum sp. genome:
ATATGTAGCACCATCACATTCTACGCCAGCTAAATATCGCCCAGGAGAGTCTGGATCAACAATACCTAAATCAATCCGAAATGAGGATACACCTATTTGAGGATGAACCTCCCAGCCTTTACGTTTTAGAGCATTTGCTATTGCTTCTTCAAAGGGACTTTCATATTCACCTATTGAGCCTAATACTGCTTCAGCTAATGCACGAGAGCCACGTTCAGCAAATTCTAAAAAGTGTTTGAGATCACGTACTCCACTTGATTGTGTTCTTGATAAGTCAATTTGATCAGGACGTAAACTGGAGAAAACGCGCAATTCATGTCTTGCACGTGTTATTGCCACATTTAAACGACGTTCACCTCCGCTTTTGTTCATGGGGCCAAAGTTCATTGAAATTTTTCCAGCGAGGTCGGGACCATAACCAATAGAAAAATACATAATATCTCGTTCATCACCTTGTACGCTTTCAAGGTTTTTAACAAATACAGGCTCTAATGCATCTTCTGAAAAGTATGGCTCAATATCTGGATTTTTTCGGCGTGCATCATCAAGCAAATCCTCAATTAAACGTTGTTGTTCAGAATTGAATGTAACAACCCCTATCGTGAGTTTGGAAGCTTGAAATGCTTTATCGCTCAGTTTAGTTACCAGTTCTTCAACAAGTGCACGTGCTTCAGGCTTATTAGTTCGACTACTGCCTTTTTCATAAACCCCATTTTTTATCAAATGGAAACTGACTGCCCGATCGTCGGTAACGGGTGATGGGAACGTTACCAGTCCACCTCCGTAATAGTGATGGTTGGAAAAGGCAATTAAGCTTTCATGCCGGCTTCTGTAATGCCAGGAGAGATTTAGCGTAGGTAAATTTGCTCCTATACATTCGTCCAAGATACTTTCTAAATCGACTTCAACGTCTTCATTTACATCTTCTTCGTCTGCGGCTGAGGCTCGGTTAAAAAATGAAGTAGGTGGCAGCTGTTTAGGGTCTCCCACCATTACTACCTGTTTACCGCGCGCAATTGCTCCGATTGCATCCCAAACGGGAATTTGTGACGCTTCATCAAAAATGACTACATCAAATAACGCGATATCCGTTGATAAATACTGAGCAATCGAAAGAGGGCTCATTAATAGACAAGGCGTTAATTTTGTAATAGTGTTTGGCATCAAGCTAATGAGTTCACGTAAAGGTTTATGCGCACGCTTTTTTTGCATTTCGCGTTTAAGAATGCCCCATTCTGAACTTTTTTTGACCTCTTCTTGATCGGGTAAATCTTCACACAGTGTTGCATAAATATAATTTCGAGTCAGCTGAGTAAATTTATCATCTAAGACTCTGAAATCCGCAATACGTTTTTCATGTTCAGTAGAGACAAATGTACGTAATACATCATCTCCATCAACTGTAGTGTTTAGCCACCAACGACAGTAGTCCGTTTCAAATGCATTACGTACTTCTCCTAATTTGACTTCACCGAGCTCAATTCCCAAAACAAGCGGCTTCAAGCCAAGCCCTATTGCTTCATTAGAAGCTTTATTCCATGCACACCATGCATGTAGCTTTGGTTCCATAGGGGGTATAGCGGCACAGTATTTAGCAAGTTCAGCAGGAGTGTCTCCAACCTTATCCATTAACTCTATTGAACCAATACCTGCCTTGGAGATAAATAACTCAAAAGCATCATTGAACTCATTCAATGACTGCACATAGTGATTACCGGCGCCAGTGATAGAACCGGCTTCTTCAAGTAGAGCATTTCCATCACCCAGGAGTTTTTCCAATGATGCCTTTATGAGAATAAGTGAATCGGCATCTTTTGCGAGTGCGGCCATAGCAGAAGAGATATTTTTATAAAAAAGCTGTCCGTTTTCAGCTTCATTCAACCTTGTTTTTAACCCTGCCCATAAACCAGACGTCTTACCCACTAAATCATTCAGTTCATTTATATCTGCTTCTAGTTTTCGAAGTTCTTGGATTTTTGGCAAATCTGTAGCTACATCAGGTTTATGTTTGCCTTGAATATGATTGGCCAGCTCTTTATAAACTTTACGACGTCCAAGCCAGCTCATAGGCCAAAACGTTTGTTCTGCTTTCTGCCACTGCTCACTTAAATGCTCTACCATGACATTAGTAACTTCATCTCGATAAGGGACAGACAATTGTTGAAAAGTAGACTTGTGCTGTTGGATAAATTGAACGCCTCGATCTAAATCATCCATGATACGTCGCGCGTCCGGACGCAGTACAAATCGAAAATCATTACCAGCAGCTAAAGGCAGTGCTTTTGTAAGCAACAATAGAGCTTCTCGCACACGTGTTTCAAGATTAAATATAGGCAATCCAAGCGCTTGTGCATAAGCTTCGGCAGAGAGTTCAAACTTCTTAATCTTAGGAACTATATGAGTACTGGATTGAAGCATTGTTTCTTGCCAGTTCGGTGACCATTCATCATGTTTAATGATCGATAATGGACTATTAGAAATATCACCAACTTCACGGGCATTTAAATCAAGTCGATCAGCCAAATTCAGTAGTTTTTCTAACGTATCCACGTCGTGAACATCTCCGGCTGACCATTGTAAGCCTAATCTAGGAAAATGTTGGCCAGATAAAATTTGCCCTATAGCTTTGTAAGCTGTTAGTCCGTTGTGGCGTTTCTTGTGGAGTTGATTTACAAAATCATTGAGTTGGTTTCGTAAAGTTTGCAGTTTTTGCGCTTCTCTGTGCCATTCATCCGCCTCTACTCCGCCTTTCGCATCCCATGCCCGACCAAGTTGATGCAATACATCAAGCTTTCGAGCTTTACTGGAATGCAGTTCTAAACAAAAATCTCCCAATCCCACGTCACGTAATCGACGATAAACTACATCCAATGCCGCAATCTTTTCCGATACAAACAAAACGGTTTTTTGTTCAGCGAGACACTGAGCGATCATATTGGAAATAGTTTGGCTTTTACCTGTTCCCGGAGGGCCTATGAGTACAAAATCTTTCCCCTTAGCGGATGCCATTACCGCTGAGAGTTGAGAGGAATCGACGGGTAATGGACAAAATGTTTTTTCAGGGCCATAATCTTCATCGAGTTTTTTAGGATTCGAAAAAGCAACCTTACTTGGATAGGGATCACGTGGTGTTTCAATCAAGTGACGTACAACAGGGTTTTGTTTCAACTGCTCCGTATGATCTATCAAATCTTTCCACATCAGATATTTTGCAAAAGAAAAGGTTGAGAGTACAACTTCCTCTGATACTTCCCACCCTTTTATATCTTTGATAGCCTGAGACACTTGTCTCCATATACCATGGATATCTAGCCCATGATCATCTTTTGGCAATTCACGCTGGGCAATAGGTAGTTCGAGCTCAAAATCTTGGCGAAGCATCTGTATAAGTGTCGGATTAAAACGGGCTTCATCATCATGTAAGATGAGGCTGAAGCCCTCACGCACACTTTTTCGATTGAGTATGACGGGGATTAAAATCAGCGGAGCACGATAGCGTTTGTCATCTTTCTCACTACGTGTCCATGAAAGAAATCCAACAGCCAGATAAAGAGTATTTGATCCCCCCTCAGAAAGTGATGCACGCGCAGTTCTGTAGAGTTCAGTGAGACGGCTATCCAATTCATCAGCTGACAATGCAACAAATACCTCATTACGATTCAGGGCATCCAACGCATGTTCTCGATGCAAATTTTCCTGCTCGCGTGATTCATGAATACTACGATCGCGTAAATCTGATCCATCCATCAAATCAGGTCTAGGTTTTATTCGTATCGTATTGCCATCAGCTAAATTGTCTTCCAATAGCCCAGGATCAGGAGCATCCAGTTTGATCATACGTTTATTCGTTCGAAAGTTGAGAAGATTATTGCGCAATGAGAGATCTAGCAGTTTACGTTGCCACATATCAAGCCGATCCGTCGGTGCTGAAGAAATATCATTATCTCGAATGATTTCATCATCTGGCAAATCAGGAGCTTCATCAAACATAGGCTCCAGATTTTCTTCTTCTACAAGAGGAATTGAACTGGCTTTACTGTCTGCACTTGCCAGAGGTTTGATACGTTGTAGCCTTGCCCGTTTGACATCGATGATTAGTTCAAACTTTGTTTCTTCAGCTTCAGATATCTGTTTTTCTCCTTGTTCAATTGCCCGTTTGAATGAAGGACATGGACGTTGTGTTAAATAAGTCGTTTCAAATACAACCAGTTCTTTGAGAGCTATTCTTTTTCTTAGTGCTGTAATATCATCGGTTAGTACTGTCGAGAATTCTTCGTCTTTAAGCCAAACACCGGCGAAAGAGTGTCCCCGAGTAAAGATGATAATAGGGTTAAGTCCACATTGTTCCAGCGCCGCACAAATGAGTAGTGTACTATCCAAACACGTGGCGAGTCCTGCATCGCTAATTTGCCCTGGAGTACGTATCTTTTGCCCCGATACTTCAAAACTAGCGGGAGGTAATGCATAGTCTAATCCGAGTGAACCGATCGCAGTCCAAATTGCAGAAGCTATTTCCCACGCTTTTTTTGGACCACCGAGATATCCATTTAATGACGATTCTTTTTCATGCTCACGTAAAATAGACGCTGCTTTTTTCAGTAATCTCTCTACCAATGCATCATTAGGCTGAACGTAGGCAGCAATCATCTCTGGCATATGCCCAATACCGCTCCATTGATTACGAGGTAATAATTCAATGGTATCTTCTGCTTTAGCTATTACATTGTCATTAGAAGTCAGGGACAAAGTGATTTGTATATTTTCTGATTCATTCAACTGAATCAACATGGAATTGTCAAATTGCACATCTCGATCAGGTATCGGTAGTTTCTGACCGGCTGAAATCATATCAATATGCCAGATTTTAGGCTTAATGAAAGCAGGGGTAGTGGATAACGTCAATGTTAAATCACTTAAAGGTTGATCGCTAGTGTTGAGCAAATTCAATTCTATTAAGACTGGTACAGAGTTTTGAAAAAATGCGAGATTAAATTTTGGTAAGAAATTCGCTTCTATTATGATTGGTTCATTGTTCACTTTTTTTCCTGATAAATTTTTCATATAAATTCTCTATACTTGATTTGTCTTATTATCTGTCAGAAGGATTTAGAGAAAATCATTACAATTTATTCAACGGAGGCTTCTGACTGTCTTATAATTACTTCATTGATTTTAGAGATCATGACATTAACCTTTTCTCTTTCTTCTGGAGTAATCTCTTCGGAGTAGCTTGTTTCTTCCAATTCATTATCTTCATGGATAAATTTTATCAATTTAATGTAATTAAAATCCTCTTCTGTTCCATTGTGAAGCAATTTTACTTTTATTTCATTTTCTTCTTTGGAAAAAACTAATTTCATACCATCTCCTCAAATTTTTTCATATTGTATTTTTTAACTCTCTTTTTAATAGACGTTTTCCCACCATCAGTAATTGTTGCAATATGATCAACGACACTAATTCCATTTATTTTGCCCTCTAAAGGATTGGACGTAATCAATATCTTTTCATCATTTTTACATAAGATAACATTTTGAGCATCACCCAACATAGGTATCGTAGCATTATGCGATACAATGATTACTTGTTTACGCTCTTTTATTTTTTTTATGGCATCAATCAATCCTTTGTTAATATAACTATTTGCTAAATTGTCTTCTGGTTGATCAATAATCAATGGTGCTATGTCACCTTCATATCCTAAAATTAAATCTAAAAGCACTGATGTCTTCCAGCCTGCGCTCAAAGAATCAAATTCTTTACCATCCCTTGTAATAATTCTATATTTTCTTTTATTCATATTCTCAAATTCAATATATACTTTTGATTTGAAGTCTTCATAAGTGCTAACTTTTGGTCTTTCTTTATAATTTGCAACGTATAATTCTCTTGGGTTTAATTGTTCCAAAGAACCAATTTTATATTCACTTTTTAAAAACTCATTAATGGTTTTTAAAAAAATATCTCTATCAATTTTAAATGTATATTCAATTGATAATTGATGCCCCATTGATTCAATAACTCGGCTTTGAATTGTTAAATCATACGATTGGATTTTTTCAAGCTGATTTTTAAATTTATTCAAGTTATCTGTATATTGATTAATTTGAGTGATTAATTTCTCATAGTTTTCTTTCTTGTGCTGACTTTCTTTATTCATGGTAGAAAACAAATCGTCTAAGCTCTTTTTTCCAAGCAAAATTTGAGTCCTAACTTCTTGTTCAAAAGAAGATAATAAATATGCATTCTTTAATTTATCTATTATAGTCTGTAGCTCAACTTCATCGTATTCAATAAATTCGTTATTCTGCATAAATTTTTGAAGATCATCGATGGATTTTAAATGCTGTTCGTAAACTGACAATGAATATTCTATTTTGCTTATTAAGTCATCAGAAGGTTGTATTAACTGGATAATGTTTTCTTTTATTTCGGAAGTTTGAATCAATCTGTTTAAAGAAGGAATTTTCAATATTTCATTTTCTGATTTTTCAATTTTTTCGACATAATCTATTAAATCGTTTATATCTTTCTTTAAATCAGATAAACCATTTTGAATTCTATCTCTTACATCTTTTTCATCAGGAAATACTTTTTTTATAATATCAATTTTGTCAATTTCATTTTTGTTTCCAGCTATTAAACTCATAATGTAATTTTGATTAATGTAATGAGGTATGCAATGTGAAGGATTGTCAATTTCAATGCTTTCTACACCAAAAGATTTATAATTTGATGTCGAAAAATCATTTAATGTTTTACAAGTAATTGCATCAACGAAAAGTGTTTTTCCACTGGAAGAATCACCAATTACAACATTTAAACCTGGCGTCAAAGAAACGTCAATCGTAATAGAATCATTTTCTAGTTGAACAGATTTTAAATATTCAGCCCAATAGTCAGGCTTAGTTTCACTATAAATCAATCTAGAATGTTCTGATAATGACAGTCTCAAACCATCAAATGTAGGTTCGGCCAACATCCAAGTGGGAAGAAAATCGCTTGCGTCATCTGATTTTGTTTTAGGATATCGTACAGGGTTATAATTATCAGTGCAAGTAATTAAATTTATATATTCATTAATTCCTAAACGGCTAAAGAAGCTTATTGTCCTTTCTAATCCTCTTCTGTTCCTAGCGGTAAAACCATCAAATTGATTATAGTACAAGCTTTTTTCAAGGCGAGTATTAAAGTGTCCATCAACAGATTCATCAAATGTTCTGTGGTTTTGTCCACCATGAGGTAATAGTAAAAAATCATATTGATCAAATTTTCTGATTATAGTTTCAATATTTTCTACTTTTGTTTCCGGAATAGATTCTCCATTTTCTATTCGTTCAGGTTTGATAACTTTTTGAGGATAAAGCTCATCTAAAATAAGATTAATTCCGTCTATAGCTTCTTCGGTAATTACATCAAAATTAAAATATATATGACAATGATAAGGTGGTCTTGTTTCAGCATTTTTAATATGTAATTCAACACCTAAGATAACATTCTTTGTTTTCTCAAGCAATTTCATATATGCATTTTTATTTATTGTATTGTGATCAGTTAAGGATATTAAGAAAGCTGAATTACTACTTACTTCAGCTACTTTTTCTAATAATAAATCAACATCATAATTTTGATTTAGATTTTCTTCATTCTCAGATGTATGTATATGTAAATCCAAATAAACTGGTGTCATATTTTCTCCTTTTACGATTCAATAATTCTCAACTAATTTTTTGATCTTTATTTCATGAGAGATCAAAAATATCTGCAGATACGACTCGCTTATCTGGATGCGCCGTTCTTCGTTCTTGATATCCGAATAGCAAAAGAAATTAGTCAGCATCTGAAAGCGTTTCAATTACAGGCTCTGGTAGTAATTCAATCTCCATTTCTACTTCATCGAAATCCTGAAATTCCATTTTTGAATCTTTCAATGTTTTTGAAGTTCGTGCACCAAGCCGTTTCAGGTTTTCAACACGTCCCATCAAATTACCAGACCCTTCTGTTAATTGCTTGTGAGCATGCTCATATGTACTTGTAGCCGTCTGTAACTGTTTTCCGATTTTTCCAAAACTGTCAGAAAATCCAACCATTTTGTCATATAGTTTTCCTGCCTCGTCAAATAGTTTTGATGCCAAAGTATTTGACTGTTCACTTTGCCAATAAAGGTATATAGTTCTTAGTGAAACAGTCAACGTAGAAGGGTTGACTATGGCGATATGTTTTTTGAGTGCATACTCGTACAATTTTGGATCTTGTTGTATTGCCATAGCAAAGGCACCTTCAATCGGAACAAACATAAAGACGTATTGCAACGTTCCTACTTTGTAATGAGCATAATCTTTGCTATCAAGTGTGTCTATATGGTTTTTGAATGAAGCCACGATTCCATTTGTTGCTAATAGCCGTTCCTCGTCAGTTTCTGCATGTATATAGTTGTTATAATCATTGAGTGAGACTTTCGAGTCGATGATGATCGTCCGCTCTTGCGGTAGTTTTATGATCACGTCAGGGCGTTTGGTATTTCCTTCCTCATCTTTATAACTTTCTTGTGTATCGTAATGCACCCCTTTGCGTAAACCGGAGTATTCAAGTACGCTTTCAAGTATCATTTCTCCCCAGCTGCCTTGCATCTGTTTTTTGCCTTTAAGCGCTTTTGTAAGGCTTTCGGCTTCCTTGCTGATATTCATACCTGCTTTGGTAACTTGCTCTATCTCTTTGGAAAGCTCGGCAAACTTTTTGGTACTGTTTTCTTGAGAATCTTCGACCTTTTTCTTGAATGTATCAAGGTTTTCTTTGAAAGGTTTTAGTAACCCATCAAGTGATTTCATCGAAGTTTCATCAAATTTTTTGAGTTTACTATCAAGGTTTTGTTGCATGATTTCGTTGAGTTTTAGCTCAAGCTTTTTACTCTGTTCTTCAAAATCTTTTTTCAGTTTTTCGTTGTTTTCTTGCTGTGCAGCAAGTTCTGCCTGAAATTTAGATTTTTCTGCCTTAAGATCGCTATTGTTTTCCTGTAATGATTCTATTTTTACTTGCGAAGACGTAAGATCATCTTTTAAGAGTTTGATTGTCTGAAGTAACTCATTTTTACTTTCATTTAGGGCGTTTGAATCAGCTTGTAATACTGATTTTTGACTGGTTAAAGTGGTGTTTTCTTCAAGTAAATTATCTATTTTCTTTTGAGCTGTTTTTAAGTCATCTTTGTGTGTATTAATCTCATTTTGCAAATCGCTATTTTTGCTGTTAAAGCGTTCAGTATCTTTTTGAAAACCAAGAGTTAACTGTTGTAATTCATGCTCTTTTTTATCAATATTGCTATTGGCTTGTTGCAACTGACTTTTTAACGTTTCGATAGATATATTTAATTCATTTTTTTCACTTTCGAGTTTAACTACTTGATCTTCTGTGGATGTAACTTTTTTTGAAAACTCAATGAGATCTTTTTCATTTTCGGCAATGGTGACATCTTTTTGGGATAAATAAGTTTTATGGGTATCTATTGATAGCAATAGATCTTTATTTTCAACGCGTAGATTTTCTATGGTTTCAGTTAAAAGAGGGACTCGTGCGGCTAAATCACGTTTTTCATTCAATTCGTTTTGTAGAGTTGCATCAGGTGAACTTTGAATGCTTTTTCGCATCCAGACAACAGAGCCTATGACGACAACTGATAAAACCAATACGGCAATTGTTATTTCAAACTCCATATGTATCCTTTTTAATTCTCAAAATAGAAATGTTATGCGTTGGAAGAGGCTTAATATTAAAGTTTATGACATGGTTGGGCAGATGGGTGTCAGAGAAATGGAGAGCTCTCAACGCAGGCCTTTATCAAAAGATAATAATTGTTAATAGATTAATATCTCTTCGCTTAAAATAACCCTTTTTGTTTATAAAAAGTGTACAATAAGTAAAAATTATCTTGGATTTATTGATGCTCGATCCTATTGCAATTTATAGTACAGTTTTTTCGAATGCTTGGCCAATTTTTCTTCTGATCATTGTTATCCTCTTTTTCAAAAGCCCGTTTATGAAAGGGAAAATAGGGGAAGTGATTGTTAATTCTATCAACTCAGCTACGTTGGATGAGACTATCTATATTCCCATCAAAAACGTTACCTTGTCCCTAAAGGACGGTTCGACAACCCAAATCGATCATATTTTAGTTTCCAAATACGGCTTATTTGTTATCGAAACCAAAAATATGAAAGGGTGGATTTTTGGAGGAGAAGATCAAAAAGAGTGGACACAGCAGATATTCAAAGACAAATACCGTTTTCAAAACCCTCTCCGCCAGAACTATCGCCATATTAAAGCACTTGAAGAGATACTTGAAGTTCCACCAACAGCATTGACATCGGTGATTGCATTCGTTGGAGAATGCACATTTAAAACCACAATGCCGGAGAATGTCTTTCGAGGAATTTCTTATACTAAATACATCAAGTCTTTTGATCAAGAGAGATTGAACCCCTTACAAATTCGCCAAATCCTTAGTAAGCTACAACGTAAACAATTAGAGCAAAGCTTTACAACCGATCGTACACATGTCCAAAACCTCAAAGAACGAATGGAACAACCGGTAGTATCCAGTACCGCTGCTATGACATGCAGCCGTTGCGGCAGTACAATGGTATTGAGACAGAATAAGAAAAACGGTGAAGAATTCTATGGTTGCAGCAACTATCCAAAATGTAAACATACGGCACCGATAGTATGAGTATCGCCGAACTCACCCAAAAACGGTTCAGCCACGTAGAATCATGTAAGTTAAATAGCGATAACTCTCATCGAATCATCGCAAACCTCTATTCAGACAGCACCCACTTCCTCTATGAACTTTTGCAAAACGCGCAGGATGCCGAAGCGACATCGGTATCATTTGAACTCCACCCCGATAGATTGGAAACCTCCCACAACGGCAGAGCTTTTAGTTTTACCGATGTTGAGTCGATTACAACGATCGGAAGTTCCACAAAGTCAAATGAGCCCAATAAGATAGGAAAATTCGGTGCCGGTTTTAAATCGGTATTCTCTATCACCGATACCCCCCATATTTATAGTGGAACCTATAATTTCAAGATCAGTGACTATATCATCCCCGAAACGATCGATCCGCTGGAAAACCAAAGCGATGAACATACAAGCGTTCTTCTGCCGTTTGATAGAGCAGAGATCGATGCGAAAACACTTTATGTTTCCATTGCTAAACGTCTTCGCTCCATCGGTAAAGACGAGCTCCTTTTTCTTAGCAACCTATGTCGTATCGATTGGAAGATAGGTGATGAAGCCGGATATGTCGAAAAAGCAATCGATGAAGCATCTGAAACACGCTCCCTTATCACACTAGAGACGCATAACAAGACAGAACGTTTCGAACTCTACCGTCGCAGCTTCACGATTGAAAATAAATTACTTGAATGTAAAATCGCATTTGCTTTAAACGCATATGATCGATATGTCTCGATCGGCACCAATCCGCTCTATGTTTTTTTCCCGACTGTTGTACCTACCAACTTGCAGTTCCTCATTCATGCCCCTTATAAAACCACCCCAAACCGTGAAACGATCAACTTCTCCGATCCTCAGAACCAAACTATCACCGATAACATTGTTGAGCTCTATAAGAGCGTTTTAAAAGACATGGCGGAACGAAAGGTATTGGATGTTGAGACCATGGGGCTTTTTCCTCTCTCCTCTCAAAGCGGGGAACTTTCTCAAAAAATGCTTGAAGCATCTATTTTTCTCTTTAAAACACATCCGCTGATTCCGACACAAGAGGGTGGATATGCATTGCCTTCATCACTGTTTTCCTTGAACGGCGAACTGGATCATACATTTTTCTATGAATCTCAGATCCATACGCTCTTTGAGAAAACAGCATGGATTCATGAAGGGTTCTATAAACCGATTCATCTCGTCCTCAAACGTTTTTTGAACAGCTATTTGAATGTCATGGAGTACAAATTAAACGACATCCTTCATAGTATCACTGAAGAATTTTTGGTTGCTAAGAGCAATGAATGGATGGGAACGTTTTACGGTGAGTTTGATAAAGCCAAACACTACGTAAACTCTTATCTATTAAATCGACCGTTGGCACGTCTCGAAGACGGTAGCCAAATCCCGTTTAAATCCGAAAGAGGGGATATTCAGGTCTATATCCATCCGGGAATGTCGACTCGCTTTCAGTGCTTGCACCCTGATACCACAGCATCGACGGGCGCTAAAAGCTTTTTGAATTCTATCGGGGTTAAGGCTCCGGACGTTATTGACGAGATCAAAGAGTTTATCCTTCCGACATTAACTACCCTTTCAAAAGATCTGGATTCAACAGAAACCTATTTACAAGGGATGGGAACACTTTTAGAGATCTACAATGATTCAGAGCCATCCAATCGATCACGAATTGTCGAACTCATCAAAACTTCTGCATGTATATTAGCCGTCTATAAAGGTGAGTTCAAAGTAGCGCGCCCGCAAGATGTCTATCTACCCACTGAGCCATTGAAGCGATGGTTTGTAGGGGATACTTCGATAAGTATGATGGATGCTGCATTGTGGGCTGTGCTAAGCAGCAGTGATTTAGGTACTTCATTGCCGTTTCAAATACGCCCGGAAATTAAAATGGCTGATCCACATATCGACTCAGCGCATAAAGAGCGATTGCGTCATACACCATTGGTAGTTGATAGGGGAGGGGAT
Encoded proteins:
- a CDS encoding NERD domain-containing protein — protein: MLDPIAIYSTVFSNAWPIFLLIIVILFFKSPFMKGKIGEVIVNSINSATLDETIYIPIKNVTLSLKDGSTTQIDHILVSKYGLFVIETKNMKGWIFGGEDQKEWTQQIFKDKYRFQNPLRQNYRHIKALEEILEVPPTALTSVIAFVGECTFKTTMPENVFRGISYTKYIKSFDQERLNPLQIRQILSKLQRKQLEQSFTTDRTHVQNLKERMEQPVVSSTAAMTCSRCGSTMVLRQNKKNGEEFYGCSNYPKCKHTAPIV
- the rmuC gene encoding DNA recombination protein RmuC: MEFEITIAVLVLSVVVIGSVVWMRKSIQSSPDATLQNELNEKRDLAARVPLLTETIENLRVENKDLLLSIDTHKTYLSQKDVTIAENEKDLIEFSKKVTSTEDQVVKLESEKNELNISIETLKSQLQQANSNIDKKEHELQQLTLGFQKDTERFNSKNSDLQNEINTHKDDLKTAQKKIDNLLEENTTLTSQKSVLQADSNALNESKNELLQTIKLLKDDLTSSQVKIESLQENNSDLKAEKSKFQAELAAQQENNEKLKKDFEEQSKKLELKLNEIMQQNLDSKLKKFDETSMKSLDGLLKPFKENLDTFKKKVEDSQENSTKKFAELSKEIEQVTKAGMNISKEAESLTKALKGKKQMQGSWGEMILESVLEYSGLRKGVHYDTQESYKDEEGNTKRPDVIIKLPQERTIIIDSKVSLNDYNNYIHAETDEERLLATNGIVASFKNHIDTLDSKDYAHYKVGTLQYVFMFVPIEGAFAMAIQQDPKLYEYALKKHIAIVNPSTLTVSLRTIYLYWQSEQSNTLASKLFDEAGKLYDKMVGFSDSFGKIGKQLQTATSTYEHAHKQLTEGSGNLMGRVENLKRLGARTSKTLKDSKMEFQDFDEVEMEIELLPEPVIETLSDAD
- a CDS encoding DUF4011 domain-containing protein, encoding MKNLSGKKVNNEPIIIEANFLPKFNLAFFQNSVPVLIELNLLNTSDQPLSDLTLTLSTTPAFIKPKIWHIDMISAGQKLPIPDRDVQFDNSMLIQLNESENIQITLSLTSNDNVIAKAEDTIELLPRNQWSGIGHMPEMIAAYVQPNDALVERLLKKAASILREHEKESSLNGYLGGPKKAWEIASAIWTAIGSLGLDYALPPASFEVSGQKIRTPGQISDAGLATCLDSTLLICAALEQCGLNPIIIFTRGHSFAGVWLKDEEFSTVLTDDITALRKRIALKELVVFETTYLTQRPCPSFKRAIEQGEKQISEAEETKFELIIDVKRARLQRIKPLASADSKASSIPLVEEENLEPMFDEAPDLPDDEIIRDNDISSAPTDRLDMWQRKLLDLSLRNNLLNFRTNKRMIKLDAPDPGLLEDNLADGNTIRIKPRPDLMDGSDLRDRSIHESREQENLHREHALDALNRNEVFVALSADELDSRLTELYRTARASLSEGGSNTLYLAVGFLSWTRSEKDDKRYRAPLILIPVILNRKSVREGFSLILHDDEARFNPTLIQMLRQDFELELPIAQRELPKDDHGLDIHGIWRQVSQAIKDIKGWEVSEEVVLSTFSFAKYLMWKDLIDHTEQLKQNPVVRHLIETPRDPYPSKVAFSNPKKLDEDYGPEKTFCPLPVDSSQLSAVMASAKGKDFVLIGPPGTGKSQTISNMIAQCLAEQKTVLFVSEKIAALDVVYRRLRDVGLGDFCLELHSSKARKLDVLHQLGRAWDAKGGVEADEWHREAQKLQTLRNQLNDFVNQLHKKRHNGLTAYKAIGQILSGQHFPRLGLQWSAGDVHDVDTLEKLLNLADRLDLNAREVGDISNSPLSIIKHDEWSPNWQETMLQSSTHIVPKIKKFELSAEAYAQALGLPIFNLETRVREALLLLTKALPLAAGNDFRFVLRPDARRIMDDLDRGVQFIQQHKSTFQQLSVPYRDEVTNVMVEHLSEQWQKAEQTFWPMSWLGRRKVYKELANHIQGKHKPDVATDLPKIQELRKLEADINELNDLVGKTSGLWAGLKTRLNEAENGQLFYKNISSAMAALAKDADSLILIKASLEKLLGDGNALLEEAGSITGAGNHYVQSLNEFNDAFELFISKAGIGSIELMDKVGDTPAELAKYCAAIPPMEPKLHAWCAWNKASNEAIGLGLKPLVLGIELGEVKLGEVRNAFETDYCRWWLNTTVDGDDVLRTFVSTEHEKRIADFRVLDDKFTQLTRNYIYATLCEDLPDQEEVKKSSEWGILKREMQKKRAHKPLRELISLMPNTITKLTPCLLMSPLSIAQYLSTDIALFDVVIFDEASQIPVWDAIGAIARGKQVVMVGDPKQLPPTSFFNRASAADEEDVNEDVEVDLESILDECIGANLPTLNLSWHYRSRHESLIAFSNHHYYGGGLVTFPSPVTDDRAVSFHLIKNGVYEKGSSRTNKPEARALVEELVTKLSDKAFQASKLTIGVVTFNSEQQRLIEDLLDDARRKNPDIEPYFSEDALEPVFVKNLESVQGDERDIMYFSIGYGPDLAGKISMNFGPMNKSGGERRLNVAITRARHELRVFSSLRPDQIDLSRTQSSGVRDLKHFLEFAERGSRALAEAVLGSIGEYESPFEEAIANALKRKGWEVHPQIGVSSFRIDLGIVDPDSPGRYLAGVECDGATYHRSATAKDRDKLREHVLKGLGWNIVRIWSTDWWQDSEGALKKVHMQLESLLEQQRSKQAISEGGES